Proteins encoded in a region of the Tumebacillus sp. BK434 genome:
- a CDS encoding glycine zipper domain-containing protein: MSGATDSAQRLAELTPKMNALNNATNYAVGSMSKLASISFDALTQSASRLFGVMKSVGEQAVQVSMKVEVQAATLKKYYENQLYNQYKAQNFSDDDARDLSGALASGKAQKHFQQVEAIRANSLLEEEDIFKSLLMAEQLKSLQSEADINKMVDIASGRQTEMKNVVAMFQQLENGDYFRGFQNAVDLGVDKDDLKKIYNFEFSGPGEMNFDGIKGADNLTDQEKSARASQAVMELLAKNNIGMAEQQSKSMLGTWGTIQLRLEQIYRRSMGLDESGTPKKGSIFDDLLKVSSAVESALKNVSNLQALTDPNLNIWEKLGAIMMSLKDQFSNWWYSGGSETVEQIANDMGKALGTGITAIFSSDISADKNVFVSLGLTIVKGLLKGFVEGFDLGAIMDSTFGKIALLLGGGWLIKKMFTPKGDLLSGLISGAKGKLIDGALSKIFKDTNHPKEISGKIDTVTSHLATIVGHLQKIVECVCRHCDCKQAMSGELSGDSNSNRRNRRNRTRNPVGNLRRRVESDDRRIARNNRRVNLDETVRRTAGRDSATSRANARFNAGGTSGTNAGGNVRNQTGGTPSLQRWGNTGAPPSLQSWGNTGAPPSLQRWGNTGAPPSVQRWGNSGSTQSIQSLSNPSAAPSIQRWNMGAPQTSPSTWGNATTNAMSGAMASPRANPGTNAGGTATNQALANARATTGIQAGGNAPTSGLTSPVTPAGTNAGGTATTSAMANARAATRTNAVPGVTSQASPHAGPRVDIPEGGKSSLLKSFAKKGIRRIPGVSTALSVFDIFKAKDKAGATIKAAGSGLGGWGGAAAGAALGTAIFPGVGTVVGGLIGGIAGAMTGEKVGEITSKKLDTEGFTARRSASRLSPSRVTPSSGTGSMARDYRSSLNSMESYSSGFQTSLTNGMGTTFSGLPVVANQGMLGLQSTVGGGFNRMMAQSNTQLSGMSGMFGTNFNTASNTAVASVAPLPGKIGGMLNTIPGLVNTSGMSSIGVGIVGSISAGMLTALSGLPPIAQLLLGNAANGLQQSSSKAPVHSSDEQEVMNRRKYYAYQYHGGGLVENEGWAILKRKEMVLDENLSSFIRTSAATSTGQGVSGNSSGPVNIQIGALANTLQVREEADIHNIAAALSNELKRVLTNQGVYSQAEVAR, encoded by the coding sequence ATGTCAGGAGCAACGGATTCTGCGCAAAGGTTAGCGGAATTGACACCGAAAATGAACGCGCTTAACAATGCAACCAACTATGCGGTTGGCAGCATGAGTAAACTCGCTTCCATTTCCTTTGATGCGCTCACTCAGTCGGCCAGCCGGCTGTTTGGTGTCATGAAAAGTGTCGGAGAACAAGCGGTTCAGGTGTCAATGAAGGTCGAAGTACAGGCGGCTACACTCAAAAAATATTATGAAAACCAACTGTACAACCAGTACAAGGCCCAGAATTTTAGCGATGACGACGCGAGGGATCTTTCAGGCGCACTAGCATCTGGAAAAGCGCAGAAACATTTTCAACAGGTAGAAGCGATCAGAGCCAACTCGCTGCTAGAAGAAGAGGATATTTTCAAAAGCCTCCTAATGGCGGAGCAACTGAAATCCCTGCAATCTGAAGCAGACATCAATAAAATGGTCGACATCGCTTCCGGCAGACAGACCGAGATGAAAAACGTGGTCGCAATGTTCCAACAGTTGGAGAATGGCGATTATTTTCGAGGATTTCAGAATGCTGTCGATCTCGGGGTCGACAAAGACGACCTAAAGAAGATATACAATTTTGAATTCAGCGGCCCTGGTGAGATGAACTTTGACGGTATCAAAGGTGCCGATAATTTGACCGATCAAGAAAAAAGCGCCAGAGCATCCCAGGCTGTTATGGAACTATTGGCCAAGAATAACATTGGCATGGCTGAGCAGCAGTCGAAGTCGATGTTGGGAACCTGGGGTACTATTCAACTGCGTCTCGAACAGATCTACCGACGCTCGATGGGGCTAGATGAGAGCGGCACGCCCAAGAAGGGCTCCATTTTTGATGACCTCTTGAAAGTCAGCAGCGCGGTGGAAAGTGCCTTGAAAAATGTCAGCAACTTGCAGGCGCTGACTGACCCCAACCTGAACATCTGGGAGAAACTCGGAGCGATCATGATGTCGCTGAAAGACCAGTTTTCCAACTGGTGGTACAGCGGTGGTTCGGAAACTGTCGAGCAGATCGCAAATGACATGGGCAAAGCGTTAGGCACGGGCATTACCGCTATTTTCAGCTCCGATATTTCTGCGGATAAAAATGTGTTCGTCTCGCTGGGCTTGACGATCGTCAAGGGGCTTTTGAAAGGTTTTGTCGAAGGATTCGACCTTGGTGCGATCATGGACTCCACCTTTGGTAAAATTGCACTCCTTCTTGGCGGTGGATGGTTGATAAAGAAGATGTTCACTCCAAAAGGCGACTTGCTTTCAGGTCTGATTTCAGGAGCAAAAGGTAAGCTCATTGACGGCGCCTTGTCCAAAATATTCAAAGATACCAACCACCCCAAGGAAATATCCGGGAAGATAGACACCGTTACGAGTCACCTTGCGACGATCGTCGGTCACCTGCAAAAGATCGTCGAATGCGTTTGCCGACATTGCGATTGCAAGCAGGCAATGAGTGGAGAATTGTCGGGCGATTCCAATAGCAATCGAAGGAATAGACGCAATAGAACTCGTAATCCAGTTGGGAATCTGCGCAGGAGAGTCGAATCTGACGACAGAAGGATCGCTCGAAATAATAGACGTGTCAATCTTGACGAAACGGTAAGGCGGACTGCTGGAAGGGACTCCGCAACAAGCAGAGCAAACGCCAGGTTCAATGCAGGTGGTACTTCTGGCACCAACGCAGGGGGCAACGTAAGGAACCAGACAGGCGGTACACCAAGCCTCCAGAGATGGGGAAATACGGGTGCTCCTCCAAGTCTTCAAAGCTGGGGCAATACCGGTGCTCCGCCAAGCCTCCAGAGATGGGGCAATACCGGAGCACCTCCAAGCGTCCAAAGGTGGGGCAATTCAGGCAGTACCCAAAGCATCCAAAGTTTGAGCAATCCTAGCGCTGCTCCAAGTATCCAGAGATGGAACATGGGAGCTCCCCAAACAAGTCCTTCCACATGGGGCAATGCTACGACAAACGCAATGTCCGGTGCAATGGCAAGCCCAAGGGCTAATCCAGGGACGAATGCAGGAGGCACAGCAACGAACCAAGCATTGGCAAACGCAAGGGCCACGACAGGAATCCAGGCAGGGGGCAATGCACCGACCAGTGGATTAACGAGTCCCGTGACTCCTGCAGGAACGAATGCAGGAGGCACTGCAACGACCAGTGCCATGGCAAACGCAAGAGCCGCTACCCGAACGAATGCTGTGCCCGGCGTGACGAGCCAGGCAAGTCCCCATGCGGGACCGCGGGTGGACATCCCCGAAGGCGGAAAAAGCTCGCTGCTGAAATCGTTTGCCAAAAAAGGGATCAGACGCATCCCCGGTGTGAGCACCGCATTGTCTGTCTTTGACATCTTTAAGGCAAAGGACAAGGCTGGCGCAACGATCAAAGCGGCCGGTTCCGGACTGGGAGGCTGGGGTGGAGCCGCAGCAGGCGCTGCGCTTGGGACGGCGATCTTCCCTGGCGTGGGTACAGTTGTCGGTGGCCTGATCGGCGGTATTGCGGGGGCAATGACCGGCGAAAAGGTCGGAGAAATCACATCGAAGAAACTTGATACAGAAGGATTTACCGCTCGCAGGAGTGCGAGTAGACTTTCCCCTTCGCGCGTCACGCCATCGTCTGGAACTGGCAGTATGGCGAGGGATTACAGAAGCTCGCTGAACAGCATGGAATCGTACAGCAGCGGGTTCCAGACATCGCTGACCAACGGCATGGGAACAACATTCTCCGGTCTGCCGGTGGTGGCGAACCAAGGCATGCTCGGGCTGCAGTCAACCGTTGGCGGTGGCTTCAATCGGATGATGGCACAGAGCAATACGCAGTTGTCCGGCATGAGCGGGATGTTTGGCACCAATTTTAATACGGCGAGCAACACGGCTGTGGCGTCGGTTGCGCCGCTTCCGGGAAAAATCGGCGGCATGCTGAACACAATTCCAGGGCTCGTCAATACTAGCGGAATGAGCTCGATCGGCGTTGGGATCGTCGGCAGCATCTCTGCCGGAATGCTCACCGCGCTCTCCGGGTTGCCTCCGATCGCGCAGTTACTGCTTGGCAATGCGGCAAACGGCCTGCAGCAAAGCAGTTCCAAAGCTCCGGTCCACTCATCAGACGAGCAGGAAGTGATGAACCGCCGAAAATATTATGCCTATCAATACCATGGCGGCGGCCTCGTCGAAAATGAAGGCTGGGCGATCCTCAAGCGCAAAGAGATGGTGCTCGACGAGAACCTCTCCTCCTTCATCCGCACCTCGGCGGCCACCTCGACCGGCCAGGGCGTATCCGGCAACAGCAGCGGGCCGGTCAACATCCAGATCGGCGCACTGGCGAACACGCTGCAAGTCCGCGAAGAGGCGGACATCCACAACATCGCGGCTGCGCTGTCCAATGAGCTGAAGCGCGTGCTGACCAACCAAGGCGTCTACAGCCAGGCGGAGGTGGCGAGATAA
- a CDS encoding LysM peptidoglycan-binding domain-containing protein has product MSYGTGQIGPFLLTYWDQVGVSRTLAFPVAPAQISVKYAHEFQESSVLGLGQTAFRGGDQLAELSFSSFFPRDYDRTLVDTWAYSSPESLKSPQEFERIIHEIRQVGKPSRLTIGGTYFNADVMIRTFDVEHRGGEPGDVYFTITFKKHRTLTVKKTDPKQGTSSGSERPPSAPAPKTHTVVSGDTLWALAKRYLGNGAKYMEIYNLNTGVIGKDPNLIRPGQVLKLPPSAATGAPSVAGAK; this is encoded by the coding sequence ATGTCGTACGGAACGGGTCAGATCGGCCCTTTTTTGTTGACCTATTGGGATCAGGTCGGCGTGAGCAGGACACTGGCGTTTCCTGTTGCGCCGGCCCAGATCAGTGTCAAATACGCTCATGAGTTTCAGGAGTCGAGCGTGCTCGGCCTCGGCCAGACCGCCTTTCGCGGCGGCGATCAGCTGGCGGAGCTTAGCTTCTCCAGCTTTTTCCCCCGCGATTATGACCGGACGCTCGTCGACACCTGGGCGTACAGTTCCCCGGAATCGTTGAAATCGCCGCAGGAATTCGAGCGTATCATCCACGAGATTCGCCAGGTCGGCAAACCGTCGCGCCTGACGATCGGCGGAACGTATTTCAACGCCGATGTGATGATCCGCACCTTCGATGTCGAGCATCGCGGCGGCGAACCGGGCGATGTCTATTTCACGATCACGTTCAAGAAACACCGCACGTTGACGGTGAAGAAAACAGACCCCAAGCAAGGCACTTCCTCGGGCAGCGAACGCCCGCCGAGCGCCCCGGCCCCAAAAACGCATACCGTCGTCTCGGGGGATACGCTGTGGGCGCTGGCCAAGCGCTATTTGGGCAACGGAGCCAAATACATGGAGATCTACAACCTCAACACAGGCGTGATCGGCAAAGACCCCAATCTGATCCGCCCCGGCCAAGTTTTGAAGCTCCCGCCGTCTGCCGCAACTGGCGCGCCGAGCGTCGCCGGGGCGAAATAG